One Glycine max cultivar Williams 82 chromosome 1, Glycine_max_v4.0, whole genome shotgun sequence genomic window, AGAAACCTTTCCTACCAAGGCACCCAACCTTGCATCTTCATCCAACTTTTTCTTATGCTCTTCCCTAGAAAAAACTTCCACATAGGCAATGAAGCCAACTTCTTCTTCTATATCATCCTTCTAGTCAAGAGTCTTGTCTAGCTTGGCCTTCTTTCTAGACTCTACCAAGGATTTCTTTTTTGCCTTAGCCAATGCAACAAATTCTTCCTTGTTGTTAGTCgctttatacgactaacttttgtatagaaatcattttccaaagccTGTATAGTTCTCcaatttatggtcattttggagtaaattttgtaaataaatcttgttttatggttaacattgtctctagaacatttccattgaatttaatgatgaaatctgtgcattttcaggtgaaaaagaggctaagttttgaattgcaaaaagTAGCAGTTGGGGCTAAGCTCagcagttgggctaagcgcatatccaccgctaagcgcagcttcagtgcgcttagcgcaaagtagaatctggcagagcatcagcatcaaagtcgtgcgctaagcgcgagatcagtgcgctaagcgcagcaggtGCCTTTAGCCAGGCTAAGCGCGAgattggcgctaagctcaaTTCCACTTACCTGTGCTAAGCGCGaaggtggcgctaagcgcagtGTCacgatttcagagcctatttaaagcctgtcttgtgcagaattagggtacacctTTGATGACAACTTCTACACAATTGTACAGAATGGCCAGGGCACAGAATTCCGGAGCAGCCACAGGCTTATTTGGGGAAAAGAGCCCTAGAAGCAGAAAAGGGGAGTAGCTTGTGCATTGAAGCCTAGGTTTTGTCATTTGAGAGAGATTATTGAGTAgagagtgagtgtgagatgctgagaagaggaggaggaatcccccttcttgtgttaGAAATAAGCATTCTCtacttttaatctcatttattgttagggtttgtaatggctggctaaacaccctagttggggatttctaatgaacaactgatgtaaatacctaatatctaatttattatgttttctatgttcaatgcttcattcaatgcttaatgtttgtatgcttttggtctgataacccatttgtgtgcacagttaggtgactttagcattgggaaatgtactgttgccttagaacttgattgaagcaggatcgaaacttaatcttacatgagggatctgtaggttaagttttggttttaattatgttgttacaataatgttgtttagtttaggcctagtcttacatgagggatctgcggacgaagcttaggctaaattaggctaaacttccATAAGCTACTTGAgttgagtctagtcttacatgagggatttgCGGAcaaaactcagtttaagttagtctaaacctaagagggttgTCTAAATCAGGtgtagtcttacatgagggatctgcggacgaagcttggatattCAGCCTGACAAGGGATTAAAGGTTTAGTGATttacagcatagaacacaagagcatgattgattagagaaatatatttccatgcatcagcttgtttgttagaaataCCCAACATATCTACCTACTACTGTCATTTTATCTACTTTTCATTCAATAGTTTTTAGCTTacaagtttaatttaaattctgtttaaaattatcacttatacatgttctctcaacaatactttgattctgaacttaattcaggctaacattagatctctgtgttcgatactcagattcatccattttcattttaaatacttgacgatccggtgcacttttCGGTAAACCCCCATTGAAATTTCCTTGAGACATAAATGCACAAAAAGTAACTACAATGGGGGGCGAGCACTTGTTCATTGGGGAACAAGCCGATTTAGGTCAATCTTAGGGAGTTTGTGGAGGAAGTGCTAAAGAGGGTGAGGGTTGAGGAGTTGGGTATCAAGAATCTCAAGATCAAATTCTTGTGTGTTGGATGGTGAGGCTGTTTTGGGTGGTGAGATAGGTGCAGTTGAGGTTAAGGGTGTTTGACTTTTATGGTTGGTCTCTTTGGTGGGGGCTGAGATTCAGATTCAAACTTAGAGTTTGGTTCCTTCCTCTTTTGGGTTATTCTAGGATCTATAGGTTTAGGGTCAAATAGTGGTTATTTTTTGGGTTTCTTGGTTTGATCTGAGGGTTTAGGGTCATATGATGGTGGAGGTgggtattttcttttgattggtAGTTTAAGTATAGGTTGGCTAGGTTCAAACTGAGTAGAGAGTTTTGGCTTGGCTTGATCTTGCTCCCCCTGAGTTTTTTGAGATGATGCTCCAAACTCTAGATCCACTAGctaatgtagctccatgtagagcttgtaggccttggatcttcttcatcaatggagtcatttgcttcttgaagatcaatgacaatggaatggagaaggaggaaaggtgattggagacgccacttcaaggagaagatgagtcaagaacaagctcaccaccctAGAAagcatggataagagcttgaaggtaggagaagatgagtggagggagaaggagaaaggagaacaaaattttgagagagagagaagagggagaatgaggtctaaactttgaagtctaatttctcaaaaatcaaagttgcaaaatgcaaatacatgacctctatttatagcctaagtgtcacacaaaattggagggaaatttgaatttttattcaaatttcacttgaatttgaatttgaatttgtagaGATAAATTAGGTGCAATAGATGGACCAATCTGCATATTTGCAAGATCATCCTTAAGATTTGATAGCTTTCTATCGAACGTAAAGTCCATGTATTGAAATTTAACATGGATGGATTCTTCTACAACTAAAGTCCATGTATTGAAAACTTTATAGGATTTAGATGTATCAAAATACCCTAGGAAgattcctttatttattttgtctacatttatttatttattttatttctcatattttattaattgaatcaTTTATTGATGATACCTTAAATGTATATGTTAGATTTAAGAttcaattgaataaaaataaaaataaaaagtagacaaaattaaaaattagatcaaaattgtgagtttttttttaaagtaatgaaCTAAATGTGTTATAATGAGACCGAAATTACATATTAAGTAAAATTTGGAGATCAAAACTGGATAAGCTAAGAAGTAAAGgggatatttttaatatagagaaaaaaattataactacaaGATAGTAATTGAGTAactatcctaaaaaaaattgagtatcTAAAACAAAACCCTCTTAATAATTTCAAGATTTTTTCccatttaataaaaacaaacacaatttcCTCAATTAGTCACAATTTGGGAGaaaaattattcctaaaactccCAGGTAAATTAGGACAAAAAATCAGAGACAGTTGGAATGACGACCAAATTGACACAGTCATGAACAATCTGACTATTAGAATCCAACACATAATGAAAGTAAGGGAAGATACATGTACCAACATAGCCATTAAcaaacagataaaaatggcTGATTCATAAATGTGTAAATAGATTTACACTCCACAACAATACCACAAAGTAATTAGAAGGAAAATGCCTCAGTACAGACCGCCTAGTAGACACCCCTGTAGAAAGAAGAATCCAACTCGTAGGTATTCAATTAGAGCCTCTAATACTAGAAAACCTACTCTCAACAAAGAAAGACATGTTAGAAAACTCAAAGTAAGATCTTTGTAAGACCCAAAGAGTGTGGGCTGTTAGTGATCTTCAATATTAGGCTTAATATCCAGAAAACCTATaaggtttttcttttattaaaaaaaagttcgaGATTCATcatattctatatttttcttaaatgaaatAACTTATAATGTCCACTTGAGGAGTGCCTTCTATCCATCTAAATTTGATCCTTCCTTTTGCCTACTCTGATATTTGCTTTGAAATATAATATACTCTAACTAGGAGGCTCTGCCACCTTACCTGAATTATATTatacttcatttttatttgctttactTTTatcctcttatttttctttctttatttttaattttgtatttagcATTTTTCGACTCGATACCTCTTTGTCTCCCATCAGGAAGATGGAAGTCATCCATTCTTCTGTATCTGTATAAACTGGTTCTATCAGAACTTAGCCAGTTTAGGTTGTATAATTGTCTAGGATTCAGAGAGTCTATCCTAGAATTTGACTCAATATCAATATTGGATTCTATGTCTACTATTTGTTCTAGTTATCTGGTTCGGAAGTTTGTTCTCCTAAAGAATATATCTATGATTCCAAGATGTTGGTTTATAGATTTGGTTACAGGGTTGTGTCCTCAAACTGTTTGTGAAGTTTCTGTAAAGGGTATAGTTCTCATTTTCTTGGTTTTTCCAACACAAATTTTTTTGAGGATTGATTAGTACTCTTTCCTAAAGATAATTTAGATAGTTGTGTTGTTATTTTGTCGAGATCGTTAGTAGAAAAACGAATTTATTGGTCTTTGGATCTAAGAAGTTCCAAAATACCGGTGaccttattttctaaaattcacactttattaaaaagtaatttttgtgttttcattaGGCTCTCTAACTATTCAAGAAAGGTCTtcgagatttttattttatttacctaatTAGACATTTTTGTTATTCAGGGTGAGAATTTGTTACAGACACACTGAATCTCAGTCCCctcccttgttttttttttttttgtcaaaatcagGTTAAGAATACAAACCCGAATTTTgatcctgttttttttttctttccattttttaatactttcaaataattaataatgttataatttattgtgtttaattaataatacatttaagtatttttaaagaaaatatgtaataatataataatctcaACAAGCTTAAGCTTTGCTAAAGTGGTGAAAAACTCCGATTGGTGCCGGTAAATGTCGCCAAGGTAGATAGAATTAGAAGCCCTCGCTGGTGATTTAGTGAACCCAGAATCATAAGAGAATATGAAGATGGAGGAAGCCGCAGGCAGTGGCAACAGTGACGGTGGCAACAAATGGTGGTGGGGAGTGGCCAGCGCTGCTCAAATGGGATTGGGAATTCGTACCTTCGCCAAAGGGCACGGAGGCGATTCGCGCCTCATGCCTTTCAAAGCCTTCGTTGTAGCTTCCCTCTTCGTCAGCAGCGCCGCCTCCGCCTCCGTTCTACTCCTCCAAGCTAACGGCATCCACAGGGTACTACTGCTCTCATCTTCAttccattttctgttttctaaCTCTCTTTATGTCTGTGATCTCTTTCGGGatgaatacatatttatttatttatttgggcattgaattaaaaataaatttgttgctTGGGGTGTGAGGGTGGGTGTGGATGAAAATATAGTTTTTAGTGGGGAAAGAAATGGATGGTGTTATGTGATTATGAAGAGTGAATTCTGAAATgggttttgatttgtttttggtttattgGTTGGTGATGGCAGGAAGTTCTGTTTCTAAGCTATTCAAGTTAACAAGGGAAGCGGTTATAAATTATAAGGTTGGGTTagtggtgaagggagaagggagaagggagaaggGAGGTGGGAAGAGGTCGTGGGTTAGAATTCCGCTGCtaataaaactaacaattaatatttgtcaattaaaaaaaaaaagagttaacaaGGGAGGTTGAGCAATGTGAATTGTCATTTGAGTTCTTGAAAGTTGTGTATTAGGCAGTGGATTTCATGTTGTGAGTGAGATGTCAACAGAGGGTTTGTAGCTTGTAGACTGAAGTTGTGTGTGGACGAAATGTCTTTATAGTGGAGAAATCCTGCATAATGTTTTATAGCTTATTGGTTTCTTTGGAGAAGACAGTAGTTTAAGTTACCAAGGAAGTTTGAGCTTGAAAGAGGACAATCCTGTATACAGTTAAAGTTGGAAAAAACTATTGTGTTTTGGTTATTTTGAGGTTGAACTGGGAGACATTGCTAGTTCCATTGTTTAAATCATTGGTcaaagagaaattttttttttttaaactactgAAAATGCCTTGCACATGTGATGTTGCCTCTTATTAATGTTTGGTCATATTTTGTTTGCTGTGATTCATGACAGTGCATTGTTCTACCATGGCTTCCATGGCAGTCCAGTTATGCTAATCCAGCTCTTGATTAATTGCCTGATTCTTTTATGAGTAACACCACTTGCAAAATTGTTGACaaatgatatgatttttaataaaatatgcaaaatgACCAAGATGGTTAAGTTGG contains:
- the LOC100777606 gene encoding uncharacterized protein, which encodes MKMEEAAGSGNSDGGNKWWWGVASAAQMGLGIRTFAKGHGGDSRLMPFKAFVVASLFVSSAASASVLLLQANGIHRVEDLMKAGANLRAKLGLRPRTQNKNMDDS